GCTCGATATCCACATAGCCGAAATCGAGCCGGGTGACCATCTTCGAGCCCCAGGTGGAGAGGTCGACTCCGATCTTCTGAGCGTTCTCGAACCCCTCGATGTCGTGGCACCCAAAACACCCGTAGCGAAGGATGAGTCTCTCGCCCGAGTAGAGCGTCTTCTCCTCGGTCGACATCTGGGATATCCGCTCTTCGGCCTGAGCGAGCGGAAGACCCGATCGGAGAAACTCGAGCGTGATCTCATCGAGCGCCGCACTCTCGACCTCGGGGACCGGTAGCTGTTCGAAGCCCTCGTTTCGAAGGCTCATGAGATAGGCAGTGATGTCGGCCGCCTCTCGATCGGTGAGCCTCAGATCGGGCATGAAGGTCTCTTCCCAGTAATGTCGCGGGTTCTTGACCCAGTTGAAAAGGAACTCCCGCTTGACCTTGCTTCCCACACCCGCCAGACTCGGCCCCTTCGTACGGTACCAGTCGACGCTGGTGTTCTCCGCGTTCTCGGCGATGTCGAAGGCGGTCTCGTCGGTGATATGGCAGCCAAGGCAGCCCGCGGACTCGATCAGATTACGGCCCCGATCCGGGTCCCCCGCGGGCACGGGCGTGTAGCTCAAAGGCTTGGCCTTGTCGAATACGTAGGCGACGATCGCGGCGACTTCGGTCCGGTTGCGAGCCCCGATGTCAGAATCGAGATTGTTGTCGAGGTTCCAGAACCGCGGCATGTAGGTCGACTTCTTGAAGCTCTTGGGATCCTTTACCCATCGCGCCGCCCACTCGGGTGTCGTCTTTGCCACGATGTGCCCGAGGTTCGGGCCTACTTTGCGCCGGTCCTCGAAGCCTTCGGTGTTGTGGCAGCCCCAGCATCCCGCCGTCTCGTAGAGGTTACGGCTCTCGTTGAACTTCTCGGCCCCGGGAAGGAGGACCTGATCCGCGTGGCACTTGAGGCAGCCGGCCTCGGCGAATCCATTCGGATACATGGGTTTGTCCCAGTAATGGTCCTCTTTCCATCCGTAACGGGTCTCCCATTCGTGCTGTTGTTCCTCGGTCTGGGGCGTGTGGTTCACGCCCACGAACGTCGTCGCCCGACCGCGGCCTTCGTGGCAGGAGGTGCAGCCGAAGCTGTCGCGTGGATGCTTCGACTCGGGCGCGACGTAGAGATCGAGGTCGGGATGCGTCCGGAAGGGTTGCGGCGCGTCGGCATAGTCGAGATTGTCGATTCCCAGGTGACAGGTCTGGCATCGGTCGATGCGGGGAACCTGAGTGAAATTCAGTTCCTCGGTCACGTTCGCAACCAGAACCTGTCGAATCTCGATGCTGGGGTCGATGAAGTCGACGACGGGAAGGTTTCGGAACGTGTTGGGAAAATTCCGGGCGATGGAGTCGAGCTTGCGGCGCAGGAGAGTTGCTTCCTGGGTCAGAGCCTCCTTCTGAGAGTTCAGCTCGGTCACTCGGGCTCGAAGCTCGCGCAACGACCGCTGCACCTGTGTCCGGTCGTACTCGATGGCGAGGCGAGCTTCGCGCGCGCCGATGAACTCGCCTTCCAGCGCGCGGAACTCTTCGTCGGAAACGGCCTTGCCCAGCGGAGCGCTCTCGCCTTCCTCGTGATAGAACTTCTTCGAGTCGTACACCGCCTTGAGCTCGCGCTCTCGAACATCGGCGAGCGTCCATTGATTGTCGAGGGCCTCGAACTGCTCTTCCAGCTCTCGAATATCGGCCTGCCTTGCCTCGAGCTCCTGGTTCGCCGCGGCTAGATCGCTCTCGACTCGCTCGAGCTCGCGTTGATCCACCTCCCCCTCGGCTTCTTGAATCTGTTCCCGCGTCGTTTGCCGCTCGAGCTCGTAGAACTCGCGTTGATAGCGCTTCCATTCGCGGGAGTAATCGTCCCAGACGAGCCAGATGGTCGTCAGGAAGAGCGCTATCGCCGAAATGCCGAAGAGGACGTTGAGCGCCGGAATGTCGTGCGCATGTCCTGGAGCGGGTTTCGCCACGGTTTACTCCACAACTCGATGACTAGATATTGAAGAAGATCTCGGGGAAAGCGACGATGTACTTCAGGTTGAACGCCCAGCGAAGATACATCTTGATGGGAAGGCTGAGCATCAGGAGAAACAGCACCACCGCGATGTAATAACGTGGAGGCCCCATTTTCACCAGATAGTGGTTGAGGCTCGCCCACCGCAAGAAACCCGGCAACTTCTCCTTCGGTTTGGACAGAAGCCAGGGAAGCACGCCGATGTAGAACAGAACGAGAAGGACCCCGAGCCATTCCCGGACGAGCGGGTTTCGAGGAAGCGGCCGGTTGAGAAACTTCACCCAGAAGAAGTCCGAGACGTGCACGTTCAGCAGGGGCTCGACGCGATGCTGGTCCCAGTACTCATAGGGGCCAAAGAAGTTCCAGTTCGGCCCGCGCAGAA
This region of Vicinamibacteria bacterium genomic DNA includes:
- a CDS encoding c-type cytochrome yields the protein MAKPAPGHAHDIPALNVLFGISAIALFLTTIWLVWDDYSREWKRYQREFYELERQTTREQIQEAEGEVDQRELERVESDLAAANQELEARQADIRELEEQFEALDNQWTLADVRERELKAVYDSKKFYHEEGESAPLGKAVSDEEFRALEGEFIGAREARLAIEYDRTQVQRSLRELRARVTELNSQKEALTQEATLLRRKLDSIARNFPNTFRNLPVVDFIDPSIEIRQVLVANVTEELNFTQVPRIDRCQTCHLGIDNLDYADAPQPFRTHPDLDLYVAPESKHPRDSFGCTSCHEGRGRATTFVGVNHTPQTEEQQHEWETRYGWKEDHYWDKPMYPNGFAEAGCLKCHADQVLLPGAEKFNESRNLYETAGCWGCHNTEGFEDRRKVGPNLGHIVAKTTPEWAARWVKDPKSFKKSTYMPRFWNLDNNLDSDIGARNRTEVAAIVAYVFDKAKPLSYTPVPAGDPDRGRNLIESAGCLGCHITDETAFDIAENAENTSVDWYRTKGPSLAGVGSKVKREFLFNWVKNPRHYWEETFMPDLRLTDREAADITAYLMSLRNEGFEQLPVPEVESAALDEITLEFLRSGLPLAQAEERISQMSTEEKTLYSGERLILRYGCFGCHDIEGFENAQKIGVDLSTWGSKMVTRLDFGYVDIEHTRKAWLEQKLRAPRSYDEGKVKSPPEKLRMGYFDFTEEEIDAIVRRVLSQVREELPRVAVKNLSANEAYGARARRLIHEYNCRGCHLVDGFGGGIYQTIEDSGFRPPNLNTQGARTQADWLFQFLKAPTEVRFWLNARMPTFHFSDDEANTLVQGFMAMEGTQPFETAEEQQPDPELLRTGDRLLVRLQCERCHIAAAAGTMEASQLAPSFRLSRERLREEWVVNWMRDPQAITPGTQMPQFWPVDDAGNRVTPLPDVLGGDAEAQMRAVAAYIMHYTR